One Dokdonia sp. Dokd-P16 genomic window carries:
- a CDS encoding class I SAM-dependent methyltransferase has product MAKEVDIFGAALQDFIENKYTEDIVVHSSIAEDDVIPIPYLFRPFEEMPVIEQRALSLSKGTILDIGSGAGSHSLWLQEQGLDVTGIDISEGAVTLSRKRGLKKAVHSNILEHKDTYDTLLLLMNGTGIFERISKIDDYLKHLKTLLNKDGQILIDGSDIAFMFEDEDGGFWMDTHRDYYGEVTYSMSYKGEQSSSFDWLYLDYERLAWYAQKNELNCELILEGDHYEYLAKITLT; this is encoded by the coding sequence ATGGCAAAAGAGGTAGATATTTTTGGAGCAGCGCTCCAAGATTTTATTGAAAACAAGTACACAGAAGACATCGTGGTACACTCCTCTATTGCAGAAGATGATGTAATCCCTATTCCATATTTATTCAGGCCTTTTGAAGAAATGCCAGTGATAGAGCAACGAGCATTATCACTTTCTAAGGGAACTATACTCGACATTGGTAGTGGCGCGGGTAGTCATAGTTTGTGGTTACAAGAGCAAGGACTTGATGTTACTGGAATAGATATTAGTGAGGGAGCTGTTACGCTTTCGCGAAAGCGTGGTTTAAAAAAAGCTGTACACTCTAATATTCTAGAACATAAAGACACCTACGACACACTTTTATTACTCATGAATGGCACAGGAATTTTTGAGCGTATATCAAAAATAGACGATTACCTAAAGCACCTTAAAACACTGCTTAATAAAGATGGTCAGATACTTATAGATGGATCAGATATTGCATTTATGTTTGAAGACGAAGATGGAGGCTTCTGGATGGATACACATCGTGACTACTATGGAGAGGTCACGTACTCGATGAGCTATAAAGGCGAGCAGAGCTCTAGCTTTGACTGGCTTTATCTAGACTATGAAAGACTTGCATGGTATGCACAAAAAAATGAGCTCAATTGTGAGCTCATTTTAGAAGGTGATCATTATGAATATCTAGCGAAAATTACGCTTACATAG
- a CDS encoding YkgJ family cysteine cluster protein yields MEDFIKALPQLAKDKQNENKKFFAKLRSKPPKNLDYIMQELHEDEFERTDCLTCANCCKTTGPLFTDKDIQRISKHFRMKEFDFIKTYLRIDEEKDYVLQETPCTFLGADNYCSIYDVRPKACREFPHTDRKKFQQISKLTMENVKMCPAAFNIVEEMKKRIKV; encoded by the coding sequence ATGGAAGATTTTATTAAAGCCCTCCCTCAGCTGGCCAAAGATAAGCAGAATGAGAATAAAAAGTTCTTTGCAAAACTGCGCAGTAAACCTCCAAAAAACTTGGACTACATCATGCAAGAACTGCATGAAGATGAGTTTGAAAGAACAGATTGTCTTACGTGTGCAAACTGTTGTAAGACAACGGGACCGCTCTTTACAGATAAGGATATCCAGCGTATCTCAAAACACTTCCGCATGAAGGAATTTGACTTTATTAAAACGTATTTACGTATTGATGAAGAGAAGGATTACGTACTACAAGAAACACCATGCACTTTTCTAGGAGCAGATAACTACTGCTCTATCTATGATGTGAGACCTAAGGCTTGTAGAGAGTTCCCACATACGGATAGAAAGAAATTTCAGCAAATTTCTAAGCTTACTATGGAAAACGTAAAGATGTGTCCAGCTGCTTTTAATATCGTAGAGGAGATGAAAAAGAGAATCAAAGTATAG
- the crcB gene encoding fluoride efflux transporter CrcB: MKTLILVFIGGGTGSIARYLLGKFINDPSSGIPYGTFAANIIGSLLIGIILGWALKNNTLNSNTTLLLATGFCGGFTTFSTFAYENHVLLKSGDFMTFALYTIASFTLGILAVFGGIELGKSF, from the coding sequence TTGAAAACTCTTATACTCGTTTTTATAGGTGGTGGTACTGGAAGTATTGCAAGATACCTTCTAGGGAAGTTTATAAATGACCCTAGTTCTGGTATACCCTATGGCACTTTTGCGGCAAACATTATAGGTAGCTTGTTGATAGGTATTATCTTAGGATGGGCTCTCAAAAACAACACACTTAATAGTAACACTACATTATTACTAGCAACAGGTTTTTGCGGAGGTTTTACCACCTTTTCTACCTTTGCATATGAAAATCACGTGCTTCTAAAATCTGGAGATTTTATGACTTTTGCATTGTATACCATTGCAAGTTTTACACTTGGTATTCTTGCAGTGTTTGGAGGAATTGAGTTAGGAAAGAGTTTTTAA
- a CDS encoding SRPBCC family protein, which translates to MKFLKFLLFVILIVVIAGAIYFGTQDGTYQIEASREINAPREVVYDIVNEYKTWEEWGPWKKEEPTMVFNYADKTSGEGASYSWQGEVDGSMTTTEAVPGISLKQDMTLQTPGGERKPEVYWTFETTEQLATIATWGIKGEHTLMDKVYFAFTGMDFEADMQEMYEQGLTGLEAAAREEIGKYAVNIDGITQYSGGFYLYRTTSAKAPSVPTIMSQNYNGISTFMSENNIAVTGMPFTIYNETFPNGDVIMTNALPVREKIIVAGDTNVFSGYMPTVTAVKVTLVGNYINLGEAWSTAMKHVQDKGYTLSNEKPFEVYVTDPQDHPNPADWITEIYVPIEDLK; encoded by the coding sequence ATGAAATTTTTAAAATTTTTACTCTTCGTTATTCTTATAGTTGTTATTGCTGGAGCAATATACTTTGGCACTCAGGATGGCACTTATCAAATAGAAGCTTCTAGAGAGATTAATGCACCAAGAGAGGTAGTTTACGATATTGTAAACGAGTACAAAACATGGGAAGAATGGGGTCCTTGGAAGAAGGAAGAGCCTACTATGGTTTTTAATTATGCTGACAAAACTTCTGGTGAAGGAGCTTCTTACAGCTGGCAAGGTGAAGTGGACGGCAGCATGACTACTACAGAAGCTGTTCCGGGTATTTCATTAAAGCAAGACATGACACTACAAACACCAGGAGGTGAACGTAAACCTGAGGTGTACTGGACATTTGAAACTACAGAGCAACTTGCAACCATAGCAACCTGGGGAATTAAAGGTGAGCATACGCTTATGGATAAGGTATATTTTGCCTTTACAGGAATGGACTTTGAAGCCGATATGCAAGAAATGTATGAGCAAGGGCTTACTGGTCTTGAAGCGGCTGCTCGCGAGGAAATAGGTAAGTACGCTGTTAATATAGATGGAATAACGCAATACAGTGGAGGTTTTTATCTTTACAGAACTACTTCTGCCAAAGCTCCTTCTGTACCTACTATCATGTCTCAAAATTATAACGGCATCTCTACATTTATGTCTGAAAATAATATTGCAGTAACTGGAATGCCTTTTACTATTTACAATGAGACATTCCCTAACGGTGATGTTATTATGACAAATGCATTACCTGTGCGTGAGAAGATCATTGTAGCTGGAGATACAAACGTTTTTAGCGGATATATGCCTACAGTAACTGCGGTAAAAGTAACCCTAGTGGGTAATTATATAAATCTGGGAGAGGCATGGAGCACTGCTATGAAACATGTGCAGGACAAAGGATATACACTTTCCAATGAAAAACCTTTTGAGGTTTATGTAACAGACCCTCAAGATCATCCTAACCCAGCAGATTGGATTACTGAAATTTATGTGCCAATTGAAGATTTAAAATAA
- a CDS encoding dipeptidyl-peptidase 3 family protein gives MSHKGIYALAIAAILAVGCGEDNKDDNAFAKAETTTTDFDYTVGQFADIKILRYQIPGFEDLTLKEQKLVYYMTQAGLAGRDIMWAQNYRHNLEIRNALETIYTSDKVAKTGVEWEQFETFMKRVWFANGIHHHYSNAKMKPDFSQDYLKQLLTESGATLEGEAFEVLFNDKDSKKVNLAKDVDIVLESAINFYGPDVTTAEAEAFYDAIKVDENEPIEKGLNTRLVKENGKLVEQVYKSGGLYGEAIDNIIGWLEKAQTVAENEQQGKALGLLIEYYKTGSLDTWDDYCIAWATSTEGNIDWINGFIEVYNDPKGYKGSYETVVQIKDFDMSKKMAALSVDAQWFEDNSPLMPEHKKKEVKGVSYKTVIVAGEAGDASPSTPIGVNLPNNNWIRQTHGSKSVSLGNIINAYNNAGGSGRLKEFAHDAEEVELEEAYGQLGDKLHTALHEVVGHASGQINKGVGTPKETLKRYKSTIEEGRADLFGLYYLMDPKLQEIGLVEDWEKTGMAAYDGYIRNGLMTQLIRLELGDNVEEAHMVNRQWVSAWAFERGAKENVIEKVTRDGKTYFNITDYTKLRTIFGELLRETQRITSEGDYEAAKALVENYGVIVDQDIHKEVLARNSQFKSAPYSGFVNPVIVPQMEGEEITGFTIEQPESFENQMLDYSSKYGHLD, from the coding sequence ATGAGTCACAAAGGAATATACGCGCTAGCAATTGCAGCGATTCTCGCAGTAGGATGTGGAGAAGATAATAAGGATGATAACGCTTTCGCGAAAGCGGAAACAACAACTACAGATTTTGATTATACAGTTGGCCAGTTTGCCGATATTAAGATATTACGTTATCAAATTCCAGGTTTTGAAGACTTAACACTTAAGGAGCAAAAGCTGGTGTATTACATGACACAAGCAGGACTTGCAGGACGTGATATCATGTGGGCACAGAATTACCGTCACAATCTTGAGATAAGAAATGCACTAGAGACGATTTATACGTCTGACAAGGTTGCAAAAACAGGAGTAGAGTGGGAGCAGTTTGAAACATTCATGAAGCGTGTATGGTTTGCAAATGGTATACACCACCATTACAGTAACGCTAAGATGAAGCCAGATTTTTCTCAAGATTACTTAAAACAACTACTTACCGAAAGCGGAGCAACACTAGAGGGAGAAGCTTTTGAAGTACTCTTTAATGATAAGGACAGTAAGAAAGTAAACCTAGCCAAAGATGTTGATATCGTACTTGAAAGCGCGATTAACTTTTATGGTCCAGACGTAACGACAGCAGAGGCAGAAGCATTTTATGATGCTATTAAAGTAGATGAGAATGAGCCTATTGAAAAAGGACTCAACACACGCCTTGTAAAAGAAAACGGTAAACTTGTAGAACAAGTTTACAAGAGTGGAGGATTATATGGCGAGGCTATAGATAATATAATCGGTTGGTTAGAAAAAGCACAAACCGTTGCCGAAAATGAGCAGCAAGGAAAAGCTTTAGGACTGCTTATTGAATATTACAAGACGGGAAGCCTTGATACTTGGGATGATTACTGTATCGCATGGGCAACCTCTACAGAAGGAAATATAGATTGGATAAACGGTTTTATAGAAGTTTATAATGACCCTAAAGGTTATAAAGGATCTTATGAGACTGTAGTTCAAATTAAAGATTTTGACATGTCAAAAAAGATGGCAGCACTATCTGTAGATGCACAATGGTTTGAAGATAACTCGCCATTAATGCCTGAGCATAAGAAGAAGGAAGTAAAAGGAGTTTCTTATAAAACAGTGATTGTAGCGGGAGAGGCTGGAGATGCTTCACCATCTACACCTATTGGTGTAAACTTGCCTAACAATAACTGGATACGCCAAACGCATGGAAGTAAATCAGTCTCTCTAGGTAACATAATCAATGCTTATAATAACGCTGGTGGATCTGGACGTCTTAAAGAGTTTGCACATGATGCAGAGGAAGTCGAGCTAGAAGAAGCATATGGACAATTAGGAGATAAGCTTCACACTGCTTTGCACGAAGTAGTAGGTCATGCATCTGGACAGATTAATAAAGGAGTGGGAACACCTAAGGAAACTCTTAAACGTTATAAGTCTACGATAGAAGAAGGTCGCGCAGATCTTTTTGGACTATATTACCTTATGGATCCAAAACTTCAAGAAATAGGACTGGTAGAAGACTGGGAAAAAACTGGAATGGCTGCTTACGATGGTTACATTCGTAACGGATTGATGACGCAACTTATTCGTCTTGAACTAGGAGATAATGTAGAAGAAGCACACATGGTAAATCGCCAGTGGGTGAGCGCATGGGCTTTTGAGCGTGGTGCAAAAGAAAATGTGATTGAAAAAGTAACTCGTGATGGTAAGACCTACTTTAACATCACAGATTACACGAAGCTTCGTACAATCTTTGGAGAATTACTAAGAGAGACACAGCGCATTACTTCAGAAGGAGATTATGAAGCTGCAAAAGCACTTGTAGAAAATTATGGGGTGATTGTAGATCAAGATATCCATAAGGAAGTGCTGGCTCGTAATAGCCAATTCAAAAGCGCACCTTACAGTGGTTTTGTAAATCCTGTAATCGTTCCGCAAATGGAAGGTGAGGAGATTACTGGCTTTACTATTGAGCAACCAGAAAGCTTCGAAAATCAAATGCTTGATTATTCTAGCAAATACGGTCATTTAGATTAA
- a CDS encoding fasciclin domain-containing protein — protein sequence MKNLMSITKLAFIALTLFITFSCNDDDDNANIIEGESNTIADFVSGNENYSSLLAALQRTNLDATLAGSGTFTVFAPDNAAFETFLNGAALEDVDDAVLTQVLLNHVLNSTVTSSELSTGYVSNLATEPSSNANISLYVDTTDGVVLNGQSTVTTADIVTDNGVIHAVDTVIDLPTIVTFASTNPALTSLVAALTDEGNTAFTDLLSDTEADFTVFAPTNNAFATFLGDNMLGDVDNDVLAQVLSNHVVPGAVAISTTLSNGYVNTAAAFEGNEDAPISLYVNTDDGVTLNGSSNVIIADIVTVNGVIHVVDTVIGLPDITTFATADPNFSTLVAALTADESFGYVAALQTPFGTSPAPFTVFAPTNDAFADLLADLELENLSDIPTETLAATLELHVIPNSNVRAEDLADLDGTAVTPLGGADVTIQADPAAVIDPDGDANPIVATNVQATNGVIHAVSRVLRDL from the coding sequence ATGAAAAATCTAATGAGTATTACAAAACTAGCGTTTATTGCTTTAACGCTCTTTATCACATTTTCTTGTAACGATGATGATGATAATGCAAACATTATTGAAGGAGAAAGCAACACTATTGCCGACTTTGTTTCTGGTAATGAAAATTACAGCTCTTTACTAGCTGCGTTACAACGCACCAATCTTGATGCTACACTAGCAGGAAGCGGAACATTTACTGTATTTGCGCCTGATAATGCAGCTTTTGAAACATTTTTAAATGGAGCTGCTCTAGAGGATGTAGATGACGCTGTATTGACACAAGTACTATTAAATCACGTGCTAAACTCGACAGTTACTTCTAGCGAACTATCGACTGGATACGTAAGTAACCTAGCTACCGAGCCTTCTTCTAACGCAAACATAAGTCTATATGTAGATACCACAGATGGTGTTGTACTTAATGGACAATCTACAGTAACAACTGCAGATATCGTAACGGATAACGGCGTAATACATGCTGTAGATACCGTAATTGATTTACCAACAATCGTAACATTTGCATCTACAAATCCTGCATTAACATCACTAGTTGCCGCTCTTACAGATGAAGGCAATACAGCCTTTACAGATTTATTAAGTGATACAGAGGCAGATTTCACTGTTTTTGCGCCTACTAACAATGCATTTGCTACCTTCTTAGGTGATAATATGCTTGGAGATGTAGATAATGACGTGCTTGCACAAGTTTTATCTAATCACGTGGTACCAGGAGCTGTTGCAATTTCTACAACATTAAGCAATGGATATGTAAATACAGCCGCTGCTTTTGAAGGAAACGAAGATGCACCTATAAGTCTCTATGTAAATACAGATGATGGGGTAACGCTTAATGGAAGCTCAAACGTAATTATAGCAGATATTGTAACTGTAAATGGTGTGATTCATGTAGTTGACACCGTAATAGGACTTCCAGATATCACGACATTTGCTACTGCAGATCCTAATTTTTCTACACTTGTTGCAGCATTAACTGCAGATGAATCTTTCGGATACGTAGCTGCATTGCAAACTCCTTTTGGAACATCACCTGCACCGTTTACAGTATTTGCGCCAACTAACGATGCTTTTGCAGATTTACTAGCAGACCTAGAGTTAGAGAATTTATCAGATATCCCTACAGAGACACTTGCCGCAACTTTAGAATTGCATGTGATTCCTAATTCAAATGTAAGAGCAGAAGATCTTGCAGATCTTGATGGAACTGCAGTTACTCCATTAGGAGGAGCAGATGTGACTATTCAAGCAGATCCTGCAGCGGTTATTGATCCAGATGGCGATGCAAATCCAATAGTTGCTACAAATGTACAAGCTACAAATGGTGTAATACACGCTGTAAGTAGAGTACTAAGAGATTTATAA
- a CDS encoding toxin-antitoxin system YwqK family antitoxin, producing MSRLTIVLIIIMAQYQQLSVAQSYNQFDDEGKRHGLWQKTFNNEKQLRYTGTFSHGQEVGTFNFYDINGGHPTAVKVYTPDSPYIDVTFFTTDGKMVSKGKMNGRERIGEWLSYHQDGKSIMIKENYDNGKLEGERTVYFMNGLLAQQEFYKQDLKEGKATYYSEEKKILKELQYINDKLEGPVRLYNGFGQLEVEGIYKNNRKHGLWKYYKNGAVDKEIKYPRNKIGVQ from the coding sequence ATGTCAAGATTAACAATTGTTTTAATAATTATAATGGCTCAATATCAGCAGTTGAGCGTAGCGCAAAGCTATAATCAATTTGATGATGAAGGTAAGCGCCACGGGCTATGGCAGAAAACTTTTAATAATGAAAAGCAATTGCGATATACTGGAACTTTTAGTCATGGTCAAGAAGTAGGTACCTTTAATTTTTATGATATTAACGGAGGTCATCCTACGGCCGTAAAAGTATATACGCCAGATTCACCTTATATAGATGTAACTTTTTTTACAACCGATGGAAAAATGGTAAGTAAAGGGAAGATGAATGGTAGAGAACGTATAGGAGAGTGGTTATCATATCATCAAGATGGAAAATCAATAATGATAAAGGAGAATTATGATAACGGGAAGTTAGAAGGAGAGCGTACCGTTTATTTTATGAATGGCTTACTGGCTCAGCAAGAGTTTTATAAGCAAGATTTAAAAGAAGGTAAAGCCACCTATTATTCAGAAGAAAAAAAAATACTCAAGGAATTGCAATATATAAACGATAAGCTAGAAGGCCCAGTTCGATTATATAACGGTTTTGGGCAGCTAGAGGTTGAGGGTATTTACAAGAATAACCGTAAGCACGGTCTCTGGAAGTATTATAAAAATGGTGCTGTAGATAAAGAAATTAAATATCCACGTAATAAAATAGGGGTCCAGTAA
- the mnmA gene encoding tRNA 2-thiouridine(34) synthase MnmA has translation MKTVVVGLSGGVDSSVTAHLLKEQGYNVIGLFMKNWHDDSVTISDECPWLDDSNDAMLVAEKLGIPFQTVDLSEQYRERIVNYMFKEYEMGRTPNPDVLCNREIKFDVFMKIALSLGADYVATGHYCQKTSIEVDGKTMYQLKAGADDNKDQSYFLCQLSQEQLAKTLFPIGHLQKPKVREIALEQDLVTAGKKDSQGLCFIGKVRLPDFLQQQLKPKEGVIVEVMEDTIPEVAGGMEASNAFAKADLENLVKKPTYSVAEGKVVGKHQGAHYFTIGQRKGLAVGGTVEPLFVIDTDVNENVIYTGQGKNHRGLYRKGLFVKEEEIHWIREDLTLAVDETMEVEARIRYRQPLEKATLYRVEGGMYVIFDNPQTAIAEGQFVAWHHGEECLGSGVIS, from the coding sequence ATGAAAACGGTAGTAGTAGGTCTTAGTGGTGGAGTAGATAGTAGTGTTACGGCTCACTTATTAAAGGAACAAGGATACAACGTGATAGGTCTTTTTATGAAGAACTGGCACGATGATTCTGTAACGATATCTGATGAGTGCCCGTGGCTAGATGATAGCAATGATGCAATGCTCGTTGCCGAAAAGTTAGGAATTCCTTTTCAGACTGTAGATTTAAGCGAGCAATACAGAGAGCGTATTGTAAATTACATGTTTAAAGAATATGAGATGGGACGAACTCCTAATCCAGATGTGCTGTGTAATCGTGAGATTAAGTTTGATGTGTTTATGAAAATTGCACTATCTCTCGGAGCAGATTATGTAGCGACAGGACATTACTGTCAAAAGACTTCGATTGAAGTAGACGGTAAGACAATGTATCAGCTTAAAGCCGGAGCAGACGATAATAAAGATCAATCATATTTTTTATGCCAGCTATCGCAAGAGCAATTGGCAAAGACATTATTTCCTATAGGGCATTTACAAAAGCCTAAGGTGCGCGAGATTGCCTTAGAGCAAGATCTCGTAACGGCAGGTAAGAAAGATTCTCAAGGACTTTGTTTTATAGGTAAAGTACGATTACCAGACTTTTTACAACAACAATTAAAACCTAAGGAAGGTGTGATTGTTGAGGTGATGGAAGATACTATTCCTGAAGTTGCAGGAGGTATGGAGGCTAGTAACGCTTTCGCGAAAGCGGACTTAGAAAACCTTGTAAAAAAGCCAACATATAGCGTTGCCGAAGGAAAGGTGGTAGGAAAGCACCAAGGAGCACATTACTTTACAATTGGTCAGCGTAAGGGACTCGCAGTAGGCGGAACCGTAGAGCCACTTTTTGTAATAGATACAGATGTAAATGAAAATGTGATTTACACAGGTCAAGGAAAAAATCACAGAGGATTATACCGAAAAGGACTCTTTGTAAAAGAAGAAGAAATACACTGGATACGTGAGGATCTCACGCTTGCAGTAGACGAAACTATGGAAGTTGAAGCAAGAATACGCTATAGACAACCACTAGAAAAGGCGACACTTTATAGAGTGGAAGGTGGCATGTATGTAATTTTTGACAATCCTCAAACCGCAATTGCCGAAGGTCAGTTTGTAGCATGGCATCATGGAGAAGAGTGCTTAGGTTCTGGAGTTATTTCGTAA
- a CDS encoding S8 family serine peptidase, with protein sequence MNIKLLLVLLFMTAYGNAQQDAWVFFVDKENVAASLDNPISILTQDALDRKELHGVAIDERDVPVNENYITQIKSEPGITVLAKSKWMNCVHVRGSLAQIEALEALQIVDYIEYADRSLTRQSTPFEFLKDDPLPPQSRVTFNYGATDNQVTMLSVDELHEQDFTGAGMVIAIMDSGFPGVDVNAGFSRLRNAGNLLDGYDFVGRNDDEFEFLNSSHGTRVASDIVGFIENQFVGTAPDAAIYCFRTEDVASENPVEESYWVEAAERADSLGVDVINTSLGYRTFDNSNYDYSYDDMDGETTFISRGATLAFEKGMLVVTSAGNSGTGMISAPADAVGSFTVGAVNASGNYASFSSIGPSSDGRVKPDVVAKGAGSAVIDQNNNITTNNGTSFSSPIIAGAIASFWQSNPELTNATIMQLVRESASIYDNPTVQLGYGIPDFGAALEEVLSTSALNEAQEFKDYQILPNPASEMAVLVLPKEVTQVEVTIFDILGKKITTKRMSQQVNALPISTLRKGVYLIQINDGTSIVTQKFIKA encoded by the coding sequence ATGAATATAAAATTACTCTTAGTACTCCTATTTATGACGGCTTATGGAAATGCTCAGCAGGATGCTTGGGTATTTTTTGTAGATAAAGAAAACGTTGCGGCAAGCCTTGATAATCCTATTTCTATACTCACACAAGATGCACTAGACCGAAAAGAACTACACGGTGTAGCTATAGATGAACGTGATGTGCCCGTAAATGAAAATTATATCACTCAAATTAAATCTGAGCCTGGTATAACTGTATTAGCAAAATCAAAGTGGATGAACTGTGTCCACGTAAGGGGTTCACTAGCGCAAATCGAAGCTTTAGAAGCATTGCAAATTGTTGATTATATAGAATATGCAGATCGAAGTTTAACAAGACAATCTACTCCATTTGAGTTTTTAAAAGATGATCCTTTACCTCCACAATCACGAGTTACATTTAATTACGGAGCAACAGATAATCAAGTAACTATGCTCTCTGTAGATGAGTTGCATGAGCAAGACTTTACGGGCGCAGGAATGGTGATAGCAATTATGGATTCTGGTTTTCCTGGAGTTGATGTGAATGCAGGATTCTCAAGATTGAGAAATGCAGGGAACTTGCTAGATGGATATGATTTTGTGGGAAGAAATGACGATGAGTTTGAATTTTTAAATAGTAGCCATGGAACTAGAGTAGCAAGTGACATTGTAGGTTTCATAGAAAACCAATTTGTAGGCACAGCTCCAGATGCTGCTATTTACTGTTTTAGAACAGAAGATGTGGCAAGTGAGAATCCAGTAGAAGAATCTTACTGGGTGGAAGCTGCAGAAAGAGCAGATAGCTTAGGAGTAGATGTAATAAATACATCACTAGGATATAGAACTTTTGATAATTCTAATTATGACTACAGCTACGATGACATGGATGGTGAGACTACTTTCATTTCTAGAGGCGCTACACTTGCTTTTGAAAAAGGGATGCTGGTAGTTACTAGTGCAGGCAATAGTGGTACTGGAATGATAAGCGCTCCAGCAGATGCCGTAGGTTCATTTACAGTAGGTGCCGTAAATGCTAGTGGAAATTATGCTAGCTTTAGTAGTATAGGACCGTCAAGTGATGGTAGGGTTAAACCAGATGTAGTCGCAAAGGGAGCGGGTAGTGCAGTTATCGATCAGAATAATAACATTACTACAAATAATGGAACGAGCTTTAGTTCGCCGATAATAGCTGGAGCAATAGCTAGCTTTTGGCAGTCAAATCCAGAGCTTACAAATGCCACTATAATGCAGCTCGTTCGGGAGAGTGCTAGTATTTATGATAATCCAACTGTGCAGTTGGGGTATGGTATTCCAGATTTTGGCGCAGCATTAGAAGAGGTTTTAAGTACCTCAGCGCTTAATGAAGCTCAAGAGTTTAAAGACTATCAAATTTTACCTAACCCAGCATCTGAGATGGCAGTATTAGTATTGCCAAAGGAAGTTACTCAAGTTGAGGTGACTATTTTTGATATTTTAGGTAAGAAGATCACGACCAAACGTATGTCACAACAAGTAAATGCACTTCCTATCTCAACACTTAGAAAAGGAGTTTATCTCATACAAATTAACGATGGTACCTCAATCGTTACTCAAAAATTTATAAAAGCATAA
- a CDS encoding NAD(P)H-dependent flavin oxidoreductase — MNRITSLFNVKYPLVQGGMIWNSGWRLASAVSNAGGLGLIGAASMYPEVLVEHVEKCKKATNKPFGVNIPMLYPNIEEHMKTVVDYKVPIVFTSAGNPKLWTKELKKHGIKVVHVVSSVKFALKSQEAGVDAVVAEGFEAGGHNGREETTTFTLIPMVREKLDIPLIAAGGIATGRGMLAAMTLGADGVQVGSRFAASEESSAHQLFKQAIVDTQEGDTVLTLKELAPVRLIKNKFYKQVAELYTTAPSKEQLSQLLGRARAKRGMFEGDLEDGELEIGQISGLIHDIKPAGQIVSDMIAEYTEAKNALLNFDNW; from the coding sequence ATGAATAGAATCACATCCCTATTTAACGTTAAGTATCCACTAGTACAAGGTGGAATGATATGGAACTCTGGCTGGCGTCTCGCAAGTGCTGTGAGTAATGCTGGAGGTCTAGGATTAATAGGAGCGGCTTCTATGTATCCAGAGGTACTAGTGGAGCATGTAGAGAAGTGTAAAAAAGCTACCAATAAGCCTTTTGGGGTAAATATCCCTATGTTATATCCTAACATAGAAGAGCACATGAAAACGGTAGTAGACTACAAAGTTCCTATTGTTTTTACCAGCGCTGGTAATCCAAAGCTGTGGACTAAAGAGTTAAAGAAGCACGGAATAAAAGTGGTGCATGTAGTAAGTAGTGTAAAGTTTGCCTTAAAATCACAAGAAGCAGGAGTAGATGCGGTGGTTGCCGAAGGTTTTGAAGCTGGAGGTCACAATGGAAGAGAGGAGACTACAACATTCACGCTGATACCTATGGTGAGAGAAAAGTTAGATATCCCACTTATTGCGGCTGGTGGTATTGCAACAGGTAGAGGTATGCTCGCAGCAATGACATTAGGAGCAGATGGTGTGCAGGTAGGAAGTCGCTTTGCCGCTAGTGAAGAATCTAGTGCGCATCAATTATTTAAACAAGCTATAGTTGATACTCAGGAAGGAGATACCGTATTAACACTTAAAGAACTTGCGCCTGTAAGACTTATAAAAAATAAATTTTATAAGCAGGTAGCAGAATTATACACTACGGCACCATCAAAGGAGCAGCTGTCACAATTATTAGGACGTGCACGTGCAAAGCGAGGCATGTTTGAAGGAGATCTTGAGGATGGCGAACTAGAAATAGGTCAGATTTCTGGGCTTATACATGATATAAAACCAGCGGGGCAAATAGTGTCAGATATGATAGCAGAATATACTGAAGCAAAGAACGCTTTACTCAATTTTGACAACTGGTAG